Proteins encoded in a region of the Ornithodoros turicata isolate Travis chromosome 3, ASM3712646v1, whole genome shotgun sequence genome:
- the LOC135389027 gene encoding tubulin-specific chaperone A-like — protein MGDSRVRQMKIKTGIVKRISKEKSTYEKEVEIEKQRLVKFKEQEKEEAALHRQEEVIQETLMMVPHCQKRLLVAWNDLKTALEAAEDLADSNEYKDAQAILEESKLHLPSS, from the exons ATGGGTGACTCAAGGGTTCGACAGATGAAGATAAAGACAGGCATTGTCAAAAG AATCTCCAAAGAAAAATCTACGTATGAAAAGGAGGTTGAAATCGAAAAACAGCGGCTTGTCAAATTCAAAGAACAGGAAAAAGAAGAGGCAGCTCTACATCGTCAG GAGGAGGTTATCCAGGAAACCCTAATGATGGTTCCTCATTGCCAGAAGAGGCTCTTAGTTGCATGGAATGACCTCAAAACTGCCCTG GAAGCAGCTGAAGACTTGGCAGATAGCAATGAGTATAAAGATGCCCAAGCCATTCTTGAAGAATCAAAATTGCATCTCCCGTCTTCGTAG